A region from the Spirochaeta thermophila DSM 6192 genome encodes:
- a CDS encoding AAA family ATPase, which yields MIHTLTYTTGYPTKLPGIRRRPLTFSPGLTVLYGPNGSGKTTIIRTLAHAAGLITDPLPFTYHAERDTAPVLLFSPEDLVRSDLFLAHPELRSDGEIRAGAINTFIDAILSRFPLYRLSPDLRPALLLDEPDHHVGFGAQFILWRHILPALARHFQVIVSSHSIFPVLLAKKTLLRHDHLIELYPGYIDFCIDALAEAIDLYNEHHTPAGDGPV from the coding sequence ATGATCCACACCCTCACCTACACCACAGGCTATCCCACCAAGCTCCCCGGCATTCGGCGCAGACCCCTCACCTTCTCTCCGGGCCTCACCGTGCTCTACGGGCCCAACGGCAGCGGCAAGACCACCATCATCCGCACCCTCGCCCACGCCGCCGGGCTCATCACCGACCCCCTCCCCTTCACCTACCACGCCGAACGGGATACCGCTCCCGTCCTCCTCTTCAGCCCTGAGGACCTCGTGCGCTCCGACCTCTTCCTCGCCCATCCCGAACTCCGCTCAGACGGCGAGATCCGGGCCGGCGCGATCAACACCTTCATCGACGCCATCCTCTCCCGCTTCCCCCTCTACCGCCTCTCCCCCGACCTCCGCCCCGCCCTCCTTCTGGACGAGCCGGACCACCACGTGGGCTTCGGCGCCCAGTTCATCCTCTGGCGACACATCCTCCCCGCCCTCGCCCGCCACTTCCAGGTCATCGTCTCGAGCCACAGCATCTTCCCCGTGCTCCTCGCAAAAAAGACCCTGCTCCGTCACGACCACCTCATCGAGCTCTACCCCGGGTACATCGATTTTTGCATCGACGCCCTCGCCGAGGCAATCGACCTCTACAACGAACACCACACCCCAGCCGGTGACGGCCCGGTGTGA
- a CDS encoding discoidin domain-containing protein: protein MKGWTRRLAFGLLVALVLAGCAVTSGAVKEGAQPSAAAGPSEAETDPYAGYKNLALGSPIKANNHIYQFTADKAVDGDVLTYWEGGPNKYPNEVVVDLGAVHTIKAIRIKLNPARIWQPRKQTFEILISDDGENFTVLAPSADYAFHPVQNKNTVTIPVEGQGRYLKLVFTANTEATAGQIGELEVFGE, encoded by the coding sequence ATGAAAGGATGGACGCGTCGCCTTGCCTTTGGCCTGCTCGTTGCCTTGGTGCTTGCAGGATGTGCGGTGACCAGCGGTGCCGTGAAGGAAGGCGCCCAGCCTTCAGCCGCAGCAGGCCCTTCTGAAGCCGAGACCGATCCCTACGCAGGGTACAAGAACCTCGCACTCGGAAGCCCCATCAAGGCCAACAACCACATCTACCAGTTCACCGCCGACAAGGCCGTGGATGGCGATGTACTCACCTACTGGGAAGGCGGGCCGAACAAGTATCCCAACGAGGTGGTGGTGGACCTGGGTGCCGTACACACCATAAAGGCCATCCGCATCAAGCTCAATCCTGCCCGTATCTGGCAGCCGAGAAAGCAGACCTTTGAGATTCTCATAAGCGACGACGGAGAGAACTTCACCGTGCTCGCACCATCGGCCGACTACGCCTTCCACCCGGTCCAGAACAAGAACACCGTCACCATACCGGTGGAAGGGCAGGGAAGGTACCTCAAGCTGGTGTTCACCGCCAACACCGAGGCCACGGCCGGCCAGATCGGCGAGCTCGAGGTCTTCGGAGAGTAG
- a CDS encoding HEPN domain-containing protein: MRHAQHSLEAGDYEWACFAAHQAAEKALKAVYDHRLEPVWGHTLTYMLQHLKEEGIDISPSLIEAARVLDKHYIPTRYPNGLPEGAPTEFYTRKEAEDALRYSEEILRFARHLLG; the protein is encoded by the coding sequence CTGCGGCATGCGCAGCACTCCCTCGAAGCGGGCGACTACGAGTGGGCGTGCTTTGCGGCCCATCAGGCGGCCGAAAAGGCGCTGAAGGCAGTCTACGACCACCGCCTTGAGCCGGTATGGGGCCATACTCTCACGTATATGCTCCAACATCTCAAAGAAGAAGGAATAGACATCTCCCCTTCTCTGATCGAGGCTGCACGCGTCCTCGACAAACACTATATCCCTACCAGATACCCCAATGGTCTTCCGGAAGGGGCTCCCACCGAGTTCTACACGCGAAAGGAGGCAGAGGATGCCCTCCGCTATTCAGAGGAGATCCTTCGGTTCGCTCGTCATCTACTCGGTTGA
- the pgmB gene encoding beta-phosphoglucomutase has protein sequence MSRIEGFEPERDLLPWCKGAIFDLDGVIVDTARYHYLAWRRLAEELGFEFTPEHNERLKGVSRMRSLEILLEVGGISVSPEEKQQLAEKKNRWYVEYISALTPDALLPGAREFLTWLRDRGVKIALGSASKNAPLILDRLGITGLFDAVVDGTMVEKAKPDPEVFLKGAGLMDVDPRECVVFEDAVAGIEAARRGGMKAVGVGDPEVLAEADWVVRSLAECLPPGGASEGSSEEKKLDSSPEGAYNGDAKCNVKPF, from the coding sequence ATGTCGCGCATAGAAGGTTTCGAACCGGAGAGGGATCTCCTCCCGTGGTGCAAAGGAGCCATCTTCGATCTCGATGGTGTCATCGTGGACACCGCACGGTACCACTATCTCGCGTGGAGGAGACTGGCCGAGGAACTCGGCTTCGAGTTCACTCCTGAACACAACGAGCGGCTCAAGGGAGTGAGCAGGATGCGCTCGCTCGAGATACTCCTCGAGGTGGGAGGTATCTCCGTGAGTCCCGAGGAGAAGCAGCAGCTCGCGGAGAAAAAGAACCGCTGGTACGTGGAGTACATCTCCGCCCTCACCCCCGATGCGCTTCTCCCCGGCGCCCGCGAGTTTCTCACGTGGTTGCGGGACCGGGGGGTGAAGATCGCCCTCGGTTCTGCGAGCAAGAATGCGCCCCTCATCCTCGACCGGCTCGGTATAACCGGGCTCTTCGATGCGGTGGTGGACGGTACCATGGTGGAGAAGGCCAAGCCCGATCCGGAGGTCTTTCTCAAGGGGGCCGGCCTCATGGACGTGGATCCAAGGGAGTGTGTGGTGTTCGAGGATGCGGTGGCCGGGATCGAGGCGGCACGACGGGGAGGGATGAAGGCAGTAGGAGTGGGCGATCCTGAGGTACTCGCAGAAGCCGACTGGGTCGTGCGGTCACTCGCCGAGTGCCTTCCCCCGGGGGGAGCATCCGAAGGGAGCTCGGAAGAGAAAAAACTTGACAGCTCGCCAGAGGGGGCCTACAATGGTGACGCCAAGTGTAACGTTAAACCTTTTTAG
- a CDS encoding nucleotidyltransferase domain-containing protein translates to MPSAIQRRSFGSLVIYSVDRTLIQRALDDYVKKLQQRPEVETVVLFGSFNTDRFGVGSDVDLLVVVRDTPVPFLDRSAHYRPEEFPVDIDVFVYTVEEVRRGQPFARTALEGGTVLWAREGMDVKALIAG, encoded by the coding sequence ATGCCCTCCGCTATTCAGAGGAGATCCTTCGGTTCGCTCGTCATCTACTCGGTTGATCGCACCCTCATCCAACGCGCACTGGATGACTACGTGAAGAAGCTCCAACAGCGGCCCGAGGTGGAGACAGTGGTGCTGTTCGGCTCGTTCAACACCGATCGGTTCGGCGTGGGAAGCGATGTGGACCTGCTCGTGGTGGTGAGGGACACCCCGGTGCCGTTCCTCGACCGTTCGGCACACTACCGACCGGAGGAGTTCCCTGTAGACATCGATGTGTTCGTCTACACCGTCGAAGAGGTTCGACGGGGACAGCCCTTCGCTCGCACGGCGCTCGAGGGTGGTACCGTCCTGTGGGCGCGGGAGGGGATGGACGTGAAGGCCCTCATCGCGGGGTGA
- a CDS encoding DUF1007 family protein, with the protein MYFLRRTLLPVVFLFGSLHATAHPHMLIITRLTFEFEGARCPGFWVDWDFDRFFSASIIHDFDRDRDGTFNEQEIRLIHDNAFINLEHYGFFVFLRQGETRTNPRKVLHFTASQKDNNVHYRFYVPLPEGFTGEFYVSIFDPSYFCAVKYQEEEPVVVVQKREGAPLPRWNIQENKNYPIYYDPYGPVTDTTIHTKWRPGLETAYPEEVHLVFPGGQ; encoded by the coding sequence ATGTACTTCCTCAGACGCACGCTCCTCCCGGTGGTGTTCCTCTTCGGTAGTCTTCACGCAACGGCGCACCCACACATGCTCATTATCACCCGTCTCACCTTCGAGTTCGAAGGTGCCCGGTGTCCGGGCTTCTGGGTGGACTGGGACTTCGATCGCTTCTTCTCGGCATCGATCATCCACGACTTCGACCGCGACCGCGACGGCACCTTCAACGAACAGGAGATTCGACTCATCCACGACAATGCATTCATCAACCTGGAACACTACGGCTTCTTTGTCTTCCTCAGACAAGGAGAGACCAGGACCAACCCTCGCAAGGTCCTCCACTTCACTGCCTCACAGAAGGACAACAACGTACACTACCGTTTCTACGTTCCGCTCCCAGAGGGCTTCACCGGGGAATTCTACGTCTCCATATTCGACCCCTCGTACTTCTGTGCAGTGAAGTACCAGGAAGAAGAGCCGGTGGTGGTGGTACAGAAACGGGAAGGGGCTCCTCTCCCCCGGTGGAACATCCAGGAAAACAAGAACTATCCCATATACTACGATCCCTACGGCCCTGTGACCGACACCACCATCCACACCAAATGGCGTCCCGGGCTTGAGACAGCCTACCCTGAAGAAGTCCACCTCGTCTTCCCCGGGGGGCAATAA
- a CDS encoding nickel/cobalt transporter — MRHIILWFLLLSPSLLYGQANPFVGSDTPHTITTLPSGGWMPRRLLEAQLDFREKIGDLIARLREEGRPGVFWMFILVSFLYGFLHALGPGHRKTIIFSTFVSHPARPWDPLALGSLSALLHAGTAVILILLYRLLTAGTSLFIVSQRAGLYLEGITFLLLAVLAMVFLIHTFLHHHPSPHDAAVPPDRRSLYLLIITASLIPCPGATMLLIFAITQQAEGLGLAGVLAMSAGMAVVISAFGYLGYAGRTGAFSAISRMGKRSRPVVKIIEAAGYGVIFLFSLWMASPFIVSLLRL; from the coding sequence ATGCGACACATCATCCTGTGGTTCCTCCTTCTCTCCCCTTCCCTCCTCTACGGCCAGGCCAACCCTTTCGTGGGATCCGATACCCCCCATACCATCACCACGCTCCCCTCGGGGGGGTGGATGCCCCGCCGGCTCCTCGAGGCACAACTCGATTTCCGGGAGAAGATCGGTGATCTCATCGCCAGGCTTCGGGAAGAAGGCCGACCGGGCGTCTTCTGGATGTTCATCCTCGTGAGCTTTCTCTACGGATTCCTGCACGCCCTGGGGCCCGGGCACCGAAAGACCATCATCTTCAGCACCTTCGTCTCCCACCCTGCCCGGCCGTGGGATCCACTCGCCCTCGGCTCCCTCTCGGCCCTCCTCCATGCAGGCACCGCGGTGATCCTCATCCTGCTCTACCGTCTCCTCACCGCAGGAACCTCACTCTTCATCGTCTCCCAACGTGCGGGCCTCTACCTCGAGGGAATCACCTTCCTCTTGCTCGCCGTGCTCGCCATGGTATTCCTGATCCACACATTCCTCCACCATCACCCATCCCCTCATGACGCAGCCGTCCCCCCTGACAGGAGATCACTCTACCTCCTCATCATCACCGCGAGCCTCATCCCCTGCCCGGGGGCCACCATGCTCCTCATCTTCGCCATCACCCAGCAGGCCGAGGGCCTCGGCCTCGCAGGCGTACTCGCCATGTCCGCAGGCATGGCCGTGGTCATCTCCGCCTTCGGGTATCTCGGCTACGCGGGACGGACCGGCGCGTTTTCCGCCATCTCACGCATGGGAAAGAGGAGCCGGCCGGTCGTGAAGATCATCGAGGCAGCAGGCTACGGAGTGATCTTCCTCTTCTCCCTCTGGATGGCCTCTCCATTCATCGTATCGCTGCTCCGCTTGTGA
- a CDS encoding glycoside hydrolase family 71/99-like protein, whose translation MESRKGIVRSMILPVVLLFLGTVVLVSMLGCKTVYSPEADQKLVEEALGRIRIETPPNRNVTRPLVLAHYMPWYEAVVDPDHPENEYFGWHWHMGFFDPYTVGPDGKREIASHYYPLTGPYDSRDPDLIEYQLLLMKMAGIDGVIVDWYGIKDALDYGFIHEATQALFQKIEEAGLKFVVCYEDQTIRHMIDTDYIKSTEAVDHGKEVFSWLEANWFQSPSYVKIEGRPVVMVFGPQYFTSASEWDAIFSGLAVRPYLVTLDAHLENAADTLYPWPPMYLSGGGELSILNVVDYLNGFYAKTNQKEHLIATAFPRFHDIYREAGVGPSYGYLADLAGGTFHVTFIAAVRAVPDIVQIATWNDYGEGTVIEPTEEYGYRDLEYLQEWRKSVEAGFPFSKADLRIPLGVFTLRKQGNTDPRIDQLVSAVFAGQVETARSLAQELGL comes from the coding sequence ATGGAATCCAGAAAGGGGATTGTACGTTCGATGATCCTACCCGTTGTCCTTCTTTTCCTTGGAACCGTTGTCCTCGTTTCGATGCTCGGGTGCAAGACCGTCTACAGCCCGGAGGCAGATCAGAAACTCGTTGAGGAGGCCCTCGGGAGGATACGCATAGAGACGCCTCCTAACAGGAACGTGACGCGGCCTCTCGTGCTCGCGCACTACATGCCCTGGTACGAGGCTGTGGTTGATCCCGATCATCCCGAGAACGAGTACTTCGGCTGGCACTGGCACATGGGCTTCTTTGATCCGTACACCGTTGGTCCCGACGGCAAGCGGGAGATCGCCTCGCACTACTATCCCCTCACCGGGCCGTACGACTCACGTGATCCGGATCTCATCGAGTACCAGCTCCTGCTCATGAAGATGGCGGGGATAGATGGCGTGATCGTGGACTGGTACGGCATCAAAGACGCCCTCGACTACGGGTTCATCCACGAGGCCACCCAGGCCCTTTTCCAGAAGATCGAAGAGGCGGGGCTCAAGTTTGTGGTCTGTTACGAGGATCAGACCATCCGCCATATGATCGACACCGACTACATCAAGTCCACAGAGGCGGTGGACCATGGGAAGGAGGTCTTCTCCTGGCTCGAGGCCAACTGGTTCCAGAGCCCTTCCTACGTGAAGATAGAGGGAAGGCCGGTCGTGATGGTCTTCGGCCCCCAGTACTTCACCTCGGCCTCCGAGTGGGACGCGATATTCTCGGGCCTTGCCGTCAGGCCCTATCTCGTGACCCTGGATGCACACCTGGAGAACGCCGCCGATACCCTCTACCCCTGGCCTCCCATGTACCTCTCGGGTGGGGGAGAACTGAGCATCCTCAATGTGGTCGACTACCTCAACGGTTTCTACGCCAAGACCAACCAGAAGGAGCACCTCATTGCCACCGCCTTCCCGAGATTCCATGACATCTACCGCGAGGCGGGTGTGGGGCCGAGCTATGGGTACCTCGCGGACCTCGCAGGAGGCACCTTCCACGTGACCTTCATCGCGGCCGTGAGAGCAGTGCCCGACATCGTTCAGATCGCCACGTGGAACGACTACGGCGAGGGCACCGTGATAGAGCCCACCGAGGAGTATGGCTACCGCGACCTGGAGTACCTCCAGGAGTGGCGGAAATCGGTGGAAGCGGGCTTCCCCTTCTCCAAAGCCGATCTTCGCATCCCACTTGGGGTCTTCACACTGAGGAAGCAGGGGAACACCGATCCACGCATCGACCAGCTCGTCTCCGCGGTGTTCGCAGGCCAGGTGGAGACGGCCAGGAGCCTCGCACAAGAGCTTGGGCTTTGA
- a CDS encoding sigma-54 interaction domain-containing protein, with the protein MGRSTSDGRSHYEGRREGFTFETLDLLNTLPDGLFVVDEAWRIVYFNETAAEITGVSREEAEGRPCWEVFRSSMCEGGCPLREAMRRGAPVRERSGYIVSAEGERIPVVVSSQVVLHSEGGMRWGVELFRPVGEGGTDGADPAGDELLTRSPAMKPVVELLPEVARTEAVVLITGETGTGKEVVAKAIHRLSPRREGPFVPVHCAGLPESLLEAELFGYKRGAFTGADRDKPGRFALARGGTLFLDEIGELPLHLQVKLLRVLQDRMYEPVGGLRPEKLDARILAATHRDLEEEVKAGRFREDLYYRLNVVRIHLPPLRERREDILLLAEAFLARFTGVYGRDIRGFSPEVVEVFLRYSWPGNVRQLEHVVERAVIVCHEEFIRLEHLPEELVREAGVGEKGEGGGLRTERERVERRRILEAIAASGGSVKDAARLLGVHRSTLYRKMQRLGIRQER; encoded by the coding sequence ATGGGACGATCCACGTCCGATGGGCGATCCCACTACGAAGGTCGGAGGGAGGGGTTCACGTTCGAAACGCTCGATCTCCTCAATACACTCCCTGACGGTCTTTTCGTCGTGGATGAGGCGTGGCGGATCGTGTATTTCAATGAGACGGCCGCCGAGATCACCGGTGTGTCCCGCGAAGAGGCAGAGGGGAGGCCCTGCTGGGAGGTCTTCAGATCGAGCATGTGTGAGGGGGGATGTCCCCTCCGAGAGGCCATGAGGAGAGGGGCTCCTGTACGGGAGAGAAGCGGATACATCGTGAGCGCAGAAGGGGAGCGTATCCCGGTGGTGGTCTCTTCCCAGGTGGTGCTCCACAGTGAGGGGGGCATGAGGTGGGGTGTGGAGCTCTTCCGTCCGGTGGGGGAAGGTGGGACAGACGGTGCCGACCCGGCGGGGGACGAGCTTCTCACCAGGAGTCCTGCGATGAAGCCGGTGGTGGAGCTCCTCCCCGAGGTTGCCCGTACGGAGGCGGTGGTACTCATCACGGGAGAGACGGGTACGGGCAAGGAGGTGGTGGCGAAGGCCATCCATCGGCTCAGTCCTCGACGGGAGGGGCCGTTCGTGCCCGTCCATTGTGCAGGGTTGCCGGAGTCGCTCCTGGAGGCAGAGCTTTTCGGCTACAAGCGAGGGGCCTTCACCGGGGCCGATCGTGACAAGCCGGGCCGTTTCGCCCTCGCGCGGGGCGGTACGCTCTTTCTCGACGAGATAGGGGAACTTCCTCTCCACCTGCAGGTGAAACTTCTCCGGGTGCTCCAGGACAGGATGTACGAGCCGGTGGGTGGGCTGAGGCCCGAGAAGCTGGATGCGAGGATCCTCGCGGCCACCCACCGGGATCTCGAGGAGGAAGTGAAGGCCGGGAGGTTCAGGGAGGACCTCTACTACAGGCTCAACGTGGTGAGGATCCACCTCCCCCCGCTGCGGGAGCGGAGGGAGGACATCCTCCTCCTGGCCGAGGCCTTTCTCGCCCGGTTCACCGGGGTCTACGGACGGGACATCAGGGGCTTCAGTCCCGAGGTGGTGGAGGTGTTTCTCCGGTATTCCTGGCCGGGGAACGTGAGGCAGCTCGAGCACGTGGTGGAACGTGCGGTGATCGTGTGCCACGAGGAGTTCATCCGGCTGGAGCACCTGCCTGAGGAGCTCGTGAGGGAGGCGGGTGTGGGGGAGAAGGGGGAGGGCGGGGGCCTTCGGACGGAGCGGGAGCGTGTGGAGAGACGACGCATCCTCGAGGCGATTGCGGCCTCCGGGGGATCGGTGAAAGATGCGGCGCGGCTCCTCGGTGTGCACCGGAGTACGCTCTACCGGAAGATGCAGCGGCTGGGGATTCGGCAGGAGAGGTGA
- a CDS encoding ATP-binding cassette domain-containing protein: protein MALLSIRHLSLTKEGKPILDDLSLDIEAGYVYAVVGPNGAGKSSLAAVIMGLPGYREIEGEILFKGQPFTPLSIDERARLGITLAWQEPARFDGLSVREYLRLSARGHTEEEAAEALSLVGLDPARYLDRKVDQSLSGGERKRVELAAVVAMRPTLALLDEPDSGVDIDAVERIFGLIGYLKDRGTTVVLVTHSAQVLRQADRGFLLCNGTLLREGTVEEILPYFSSRCYPCNHPNNPVPGEVGSA, encoded by the coding sequence ATGGCACTTCTTTCGATCCGTCACCTCTCCCTCACAAAAGAGGGAAAGCCCATCCTCGACGACCTCTCGCTCGATATCGAGGCGGGGTATGTCTACGCAGTGGTGGGCCCCAACGGCGCCGGCAAGAGCAGCCTCGCCGCCGTGATCATGGGGCTTCCGGGGTATCGGGAGATAGAGGGCGAGATCCTCTTTAAGGGACAGCCCTTCACCCCGCTCTCGATCGACGAGCGGGCACGCCTCGGCATCACGCTCGCATGGCAGGAGCCTGCCCGCTTCGACGGTCTCTCGGTACGTGAGTACCTCAGGCTGTCGGCCCGGGGACACACCGAGGAAGAGGCCGCAGAGGCCCTCTCGCTCGTGGGGCTCGACCCGGCTCGCTACCTCGACCGCAAGGTGGACCAGAGCCTCTCCGGCGGAGAGCGCAAGCGGGTGGAGCTGGCCGCCGTGGTGGCCATGAGGCCCACGCTGGCCCTGCTCGACGAGCCCGACTCCGGGGTGGACATCGACGCGGTGGAACGCATCTTCGGCCTCATCGGCTACCTGAAGGACCGGGGGACCACGGTGGTCCTGGTGACCCACAGCGCCCAGGTGCTCAGGCAGGCCGATCGCGGGTTCCTCCTGTGTAATGGTACGCTCCTCAGGGAGGGTACCGTGGAGGAGATCCTCCCCTACTTCTCCTCACGGTGCTACCCCTGCAACCATCCCAACAATCCTGTTCCCGGTGAGGTAGGCAGCGCATGA
- a CDS encoding SufB/SufD family protein: MSTNDDKALLEALLASLRMAHYAPDQAHLAIHGGRVVSQGAVEGLEVRTSPLQVEGGDGIRVEVVVKEGARIKKPVHLCFGMTGERGIQKIDMHVVLEAGSSVAFQAHCTFPNAREIRHLMDARIVVGEGARYRYVEKHIHGPEGGVVVIPKTRVKVKEGGRFFSEFYLVEGCAGVVDLDYEVEAEARSSVDLRTYVYGKRRDTIKVREAASLNGVDATAVLMTHIAVKDEARAEVINELTARAPGARGHVDCKEIVQDRAVARAVPLIQVEDPAAHITHEAAIGSVDSKQLQTLMARGLTEEEATDVIIRALFAEG; the protein is encoded by the coding sequence ATGAGCACCAACGACGACAAGGCCCTGCTCGAGGCCCTCCTTGCCTCTCTGCGGATGGCACACTATGCCCCCGACCAGGCCCACCTTGCGATTCATGGCGGAAGGGTGGTGAGCCAGGGCGCGGTGGAGGGGCTCGAGGTCCGAACCTCTCCGCTGCAGGTCGAAGGGGGAGATGGGATCCGGGTGGAAGTGGTGGTGAAGGAGGGGGCGCGCATAAAGAAGCCGGTGCATCTGTGCTTCGGGATGACCGGAGAGCGAGGGATCCAGAAGATCGATATGCACGTAGTCCTCGAGGCCGGTTCCTCGGTGGCCTTTCAGGCCCACTGCACCTTCCCCAATGCCAGGGAGATCCGGCACCTCATGGATGCCCGCATCGTAGTAGGCGAAGGTGCGAGGTACCGGTACGTGGAGAAACACATCCATGGGCCTGAAGGCGGGGTGGTGGTGATCCCCAAGACGAGGGTGAAGGTGAAGGAAGGGGGACGCTTCTTCAGCGAGTTCTACCTGGTGGAGGGGTGCGCGGGGGTGGTGGACCTCGACTACGAGGTGGAGGCAGAGGCGAGAAGCAGCGTGGACCTGCGTACGTACGTGTACGGCAAGCGCCGCGACACGATAAAGGTGCGCGAGGCGGCATCGCTCAACGGCGTGGATGCGACCGCCGTCCTCATGACGCACATCGCGGTGAAGGACGAGGCCCGGGCCGAGGTGATCAACGAGCTTACCGCCCGGGCGCCCGGGGCGAGGGGGCACGTGGACTGCAAGGAGATCGTCCAGGACAGGGCCGTCGCCAGGGCCGTGCCCCTCATTCAGGTGGAGGACCCGGCGGCGCACATCACGCACGAGGCTGCCATCGGTTCGGTCGACTCAAAACAGCTGCAGACCCTCATGGCCCGGGGGCTCACCGAGGAGGAGGCCACCGACGTGATCATACGGGCCCTCTTCGCAGAAGGGTAG
- a CDS encoding DUF134 domain-containing protein, with amino-acid sequence MPRPARPRRVMSLPRHLVYKPAGVPLAELAVVGLSLDECEALRLVDLEDLSQEDAARLMGVSRQTVSSIVRTARRKVAEALVTGKALRVEAGPVDYPAPLHFRCRKCGHQWEGSLAPESVKARGCGHEEFVELSSS; translated from the coding sequence ATGCCACGACCTGCACGACCAAGACGCGTGATGTCTCTTCCCCGGCATCTGGTGTACAAGCCGGCAGGGGTGCCTTTGGCGGAGTTGGCGGTGGTAGGGCTCTCGCTGGACGAGTGTGAGGCGCTCAGGCTCGTGGACCTGGAGGATCTCTCCCAGGAGGATGCGGCCCGGCTCATGGGGGTCTCTCGGCAGACCGTCTCTTCCATCGTGCGGACTGCGCGCCGGAAGGTGGCCGAGGCCCTGGTGACCGGCAAGGCGCTCAGGGTGGAGGCGGGACCGGTGGACTACCCCGCGCCGCTCCACTTTCGATGCAGGAAGTGCGGCCACCAGTGGGAGGGCTCGCTCGCACCCGAGTCGGTGAAGGCCCGAGGCTGCGGCCACGAGGAGTTCGTGGAGCTCTCCTCCTCGTGA